The following proteins are encoded in a genomic region of Roseinatronobacter sp. S2:
- a CDS encoding isovaleryl-CoA dehydrogenase, which yields MFTASMNFDLGDEVNALRDMVHRWAQDRVKPMATEIDRTNTFPAELWREMGELGLLGITVPEHFGGADMGYLAHVIAVEEIARASASVSLSYGAHSNLCVNQIKLNGTAAQRERYLPKLVSGEHVGALAMSEAGAGSDVVGMKLRAEKKNDRYILNGTKYWITNGPDADVLVVYAKTDASAGSKGITAFLIEKSMTGFSTSAHFDKLGMRGSNTAELVFEDVEVPFDNVLGDEGRGVRVLMSGLDYERVVLSGIGTGIMAACLDEIMPYLRDRHQFGQPIGSFQLMQGKIADMYTAMNSARAYVYEVAKACDRGAVTRADAAACVLYASEQAMVQAHQAVQAMGGAGFMNDSPVSRLFRDAKLMEIGAGTSEIRRMLVGRELMGAMG from the coding sequence ATGTTCACAGCATCAATGAATTTCGACCTTGGCGATGAGGTTAACGCCCTGCGCGACATGGTCCACCGCTGGGCACAAGATCGCGTCAAGCCAATGGCGACAGAGATCGACCGCACCAACACGTTCCCCGCCGAACTATGGCGCGAAATGGGGGAATTGGGCTTGCTGGGCATCACCGTGCCCGAACACTTCGGGGGCGCGGATATGGGCTATCTGGCCCATGTTATTGCGGTGGAAGAAATCGCGCGGGCCTCGGCTTCGGTATCGCTGTCTTATGGCGCGCATTCCAACCTGTGTGTCAACCAGATCAAGCTGAACGGAACGGCCGCGCAGCGCGAACGTTACCTGCCCAAACTGGTCAGTGGCGAGCATGTCGGCGCGCTTGCCATGTCCGAAGCGGGTGCAGGGTCCGATGTGGTGGGCATGAAACTACGCGCCGAGAAAAAGAATGACCGCTATATTCTAAACGGCACCAAATACTGGATCACCAATGGCCCCGATGCGGATGTTCTGGTGGTCTATGCCAAAACCGACGCGTCGGCGGGCAGCAAGGGAATCACGGCGTTCCTGATCGAAAAATCCATGACCGGGTTTTCCACCAGCGCACATTTCGACAAGCTGGGTATGCGCGGCTCGAACACGGCTGAACTGGTGTTTGAAGATGTGGAAGTGCCGTTTGACAATGTGCTTGGGGATGAAGGGCGTGGCGTGCGCGTGCTTATGTCGGGGCTTGATTATGAACGCGTTGTTCTGTCGGGCATTGGCACGGGCATCATGGCGGCGTGTCTGGATGAAATCATGCCATACCTGCGCGACCGGCACCAGTTCGGCCAGCCCATTGGCAGCTTTCAACTGATGCAGGGCAAGATTGCCGATATGTATACCGCCATGAATTCCGCCCGCGCCTATGTCTATGAAGTGGCCAAGGCCTGTGACCGTGGCGCGGTTACGCGGGCGGATGCGGCCGCCTGCGTGCTCTATGCCTCTGAACAGGCGATGGTGCAGGCCCATCAGGCGGTGCAGGCTATGGGCGGTGCAGGGTTCATGAATGACAGCCCCGT
- the thrS gene encoding threonine--tRNA ligase, with amino-acid sequence MAQISLTFPDGNAREFAAGVTPAEVAASISTSLAKKAISATVDGAHFDLQWPIMQDASIAIHTMQDDAQALELIRHDLAHIMARAVQEIWPDVKVTIGPVRDKGWFYDFDRAEPFVPEDLAQIEAKMRDIINAREPVRTEVWDRARAIQHYKDAGEPFKIELIDRIPEGEPLRMYWHGAWQDLCRGPHLQHTGQVPADAFKLMNIAGAYWLGDSTRPMLQRIYGVAFKNRNDLKAHLTMLEEAAKRDHRKLGREMDLFHMQEEAPGQVFWHPNGWSIYTSLQDYMRRQQRKDGYVEVNTPQVVNRKLWEDSGHWDNYQENMFIVEVDEDHAREKTVNALKPMNCPCHVQIYNHGLKSYRDLPLRMAEFGSCARYEPSGALHGIMRVRGFTQDDGHIFCTEDQIEAESKKFIEFLSGVYADLGFDQWRIKLSTRPEKRIGNDESWDRVEAALGNACRAAGHDYELFPGEGAFYGPKLEFVLTDAIGRDWQCGTLQVDPNLPERLGAAYIGADGGKHRPVMLHRAVLGSFERFIGMLIENFSGKLPFWLAPRQVVVASIISDADSYCTEVLGALQAAGIRAELDLRNEKINYKVREHSVGKVPVILAIGAREVAEGTVSVRRLGANRTSTETLGTLIDALRVEATPPDLR; translated from the coding sequence ATGGCCCAGATTTCCCTGACATTCCCTGATGGCAACGCGCGTGAATTCGCCGCAGGCGTCACCCCTGCCGAAGTCGCTGCATCCATTTCCACATCGCTGGCGAAAAAGGCCATTTCGGCCACGGTCGATGGTGCGCATTTCGATCTGCAATGGCCGATCATGCAAGATGCCAGCATTGCCATTCACACCATGCAAGATGATGCACAGGCGCTGGAACTTATCCGCCACGATCTGGCGCATATCATGGCGCGCGCCGTGCAGGAAATCTGGCCGGATGTGAAGGTCACCATCGGCCCCGTGCGCGACAAGGGCTGGTTTTACGATTTCGACCGCGCTGAACCGTTTGTCCCCGAAGACCTTGCGCAGATCGAGGCGAAGATGCGCGACATCATCAACGCCCGCGAACCTGTGCGCACAGAAGTGTGGGACCGCGCGCGCGCAATTCAGCACTACAAGGACGCAGGCGAGCCGTTCAAGATTGAACTGATCGACCGCATCCCCGAGGGCGAGCCGCTGCGCATGTATTGGCACGGGGCTTGGCAGGATTTGTGCCGTGGCCCGCATTTGCAACACACCGGGCAGGTGCCCGCAGATGCGTTCAAGCTGATGAATATCGCAGGCGCCTACTGGCTGGGCGACAGCACCCGCCCCATGCTGCAACGTATCTACGGTGTGGCCTTCAAGAACCGCAATGACCTGAAGGCCCATCTGACTATGCTGGAGGAAGCCGCCAAGCGCGATCACCGCAAGCTGGGCCGCGAAATGGACCTGTTCCATATGCAGGAAGAAGCGCCCGGTCAGGTGTTCTGGCACCCCAATGGCTGGTCGATCTATACCAGCTTGCAAGATTACATGCGCCGCCAGCAGCGCAAGGACGGCTATGTCGAGGTGAACACCCCGCAGGTCGTCAACCGCAAGCTGTGGGAGGATTCGGGCCATTGGGACAATTATCAGGAGAATATGTTCATCGTAGAGGTTGACGAGGATCACGCCCGCGAAAAGACCGTCAACGCGCTGAAACCGATGAACTGTCCCTGCCATGTGCAGATATATAACCACGGGCTGAAATCATATCGGGATCTGCCCTTGCGTATGGCTGAATTCGGGTCATGTGCGCGCTATGAACCCTCGGGTGCGCTGCATGGTATCATGCGGGTGCGCGGCTTCACGCAAGATGACGGGCATATCTTCTGCACCGAGGACCAGATCGAGGCGGAATCGAAGAAATTCATTGAATTCCTGTCGGGGGTCTATGCCGATCTGGGCTTCGATCAGTGGCGCATCAAATTGTCCACCCGCCCCGAAAAGCGCATCGGCAACGATGAAAGCTGGGACCGGGTCGAGGCCGCTTTGGGCAATGCCTGCCGCGCGGCGGGGCATGACTATGAACTGTTCCCGGGCGAGGGGGCGTTTTACGGCCCGAAACTGGAATTCGTGCTGACCGATGCCATCGGGCGCGACTGGCAATGCGGCACACTTCAGGTGGACCCCAACCTGCCGGAACGGCTGGGCGCGGCCTATATCGGTGCAGATGGCGGCAAACACCGCCCCGTTATGCTGCACCGCGCGGTGCTTGGCAGTTTTGAACGCTTCATCGGCATGCTGATCGAAAACTTTTCGGGCAAACTGCCCTTCTGGCTGGCCCCGCGTCAGGTTGTTGTGGCTTCCATTATTTCGGACGCGGACAGCTACTGCACCGAAGTGCTAGGGGCCTTGCAGGCGGCCGGTATCCGTGCCGAACTGGATTTGCGCAACGAAAAGATCAACTACAAGGTGCGCGAACATTCCGTGGGCAAGGTGCCCGTCATTCTGGCCATTGGCGCGCGCGAAGTGGCTGAAGGCACGGTTTCTGTGCGCAGGCTTGGTGCAAACCGCACATCGACCGAAACGCTGGGCACACTGATTGACGCGCTGCGCGTGGAAGCCACCCCTCCGGACCTGCGCTAG
- a CDS encoding MFS transporter — translation MRPAVQNAFDALTSDDDGRVCKDISDAACKEQPANFLRHAAALGLSKAADGLADPKLVLAWLMTHLGAPAGLVGLLVPVREAGALLPQLFTAARIRAMTRRKWAWVGAGIGQGVGAAIILLAALTLSGTLGGVVLLAGLALVALSRSVASVAYKDVLGKTIAKTRRGTVTGLAGSGAAAVTLCFAAVLMVFSDARAGIVLVALALAALSWTVAAGIFAGLAEERGATDGGGNGWRAAIENLRYLREDPQLTRFILARGLLTSTALAPPYLVVMASGAAGAALEGLGALVAASALAGLVSSYFWGRLADISARKVLILTGVTGGSALIMALGFNAAGLAQTIWALPLALFTLALAHQGVRLGRSTYLVDMVGQDRRAVYTAISNTVIGIVLLASGIFGAIAAFAGPHVSLTLFALMAIAGAWVAYGLKELGGG, via the coding sequence ATGCGGCCAGCCGTGCAGAACGCTTTTGATGCCCTGACATCGGATGATGACGGGCGGGTGTGCAAGGACATCTCTGATGCGGCGTGCAAAGAACAACCGGCCAATTTTTTGCGCCATGCCGCGGCACTTGGACTAAGCAAGGCGGCAGACGGGCTGGCCGACCCTAAGCTGGTTCTGGCATGGTTGATGACACATCTTGGCGCCCCCGCCGGGTTGGTGGGGCTGCTGGTGCCGGTGCGCGAAGCGGGCGCGTTACTGCCGCAACTGTTCACTGCCGCGCGCATTCGCGCCATGACGCGGCGGAAATGGGCGTGGGTGGGCGCGGGCATAGGGCAAGGTGTCGGGGCCGCGATCATCCTGCTGGCCGCATTAACCTTGTCCGGCACCTTGGGCGGGGTGGTCTTGTTGGCAGGGTTGGCACTGGTGGCGCTGTCGCGGTCGGTGGCATCTGTTGCCTATAAGGATGTGCTGGGCAAAACCATTGCCAAGACACGTCGCGGAACCGTCACGGGGCTTGCAGGCAGCGGGGCTGCGGCCGTGACATTGTGTTTCGCCGCCGTGCTTATGGTGTTTTCCGACGCGCGCGCAGGCATTGTTCTGGTGGCACTGGCGCTGGCGGCGCTGTCATGGACGGTGGCGGCTGGCATTTTTGCAGGGCTGGCAGAAGAACGCGGGGCCACCGATGGCGGCGGCAACGGCTGGCGCGCGGCGATTGAGAATTTGCGCTATCTGCGCGAGGATCCACAACTGACCCGTTTTATTCTGGCGCGCGGATTGCTGACATCGACGGCACTTGCGCCCCCCTATCTGGTTGTGATGGCATCAGGGGCTGCGGGGGCTGCACTGGAAGGGCTTGGTGCGCTGGTCGCGGCATCTGCGCTGGCGGGGCTGGTTTCCAGCTATTTCTGGGGCAGGCTGGCCGATATATCCGCGCGCAAGGTTCTTATCCTGACCGGTGTGACAGGCGGCAGCGCATTGATCATGGCGCTGGGTTTCAATGCAGCGGGGCTGGCGCAGACCATCTGGGCGCTGCCATTGGCATTGTTCACACTGGCGCTGGCACATCAGGGGGTGCGGCTGGGGCGGTCCACCTATCTGGTGGATATGGTGGGGCAGGACAGGCGCGCAGTGTATACGGCAATATCCAACACCGTTATCGGCATTGTGCTGCTTGCCAGTGGCATTTTCGGGGCCATTGCCGCATTCGCCGGTCCGCATGTATCCTTAACGCTGTTTGCGCTGATGGCCATTGCAGGGGCTTGGGTGGCTTATGGCCTGAAGGAACTGGGCGGGGGGTGA
- a CDS encoding AsmA family protein, whose protein sequence is MRVLKAVVAVISGLVVLVAAALFLLPSERIAQIAAQQFQTATGRSLTIDGAVRPSFYPVIGATANGISIGNADWADDVPLLRAEQMEIGLDLTALMRRDIQIDRIVLQSPVIDLRRNSEGRGNWEVAMRASAPPPQDDRTGSTDTSDSVASPDIRPRAFSLGLARIQDGQVRYRDAASGTDIRLDALDASFGLPALDGPAEITLAAQVNSQPLEITLATDNVARLMSGAVVGLSLDLGLAGARAQFSGRAGLADMIAEGRLDADIPALRPVVQALGQSGGDVPPEYLPLGFSGQITRTADGTLYARNARLGAGRLRLEGGADLTLSGARPKLTGELSGDVLDLRSASGAAARSGTGGSGAGGGGGAQGWSRDAIDAAALGLMDAELSLAFNSVQTDMATLGRSRFDVSIDNARAVLDLRETAIFGGRISGQLVANNRSGLSVRADMNARDISLLPMLTEVADYRRLQGRADMDVNVLGVGNSIHAIMNSLRGDGAIRFDQGEIIGFDLGGMLRNLDMSYMGEGNRTVYDSITGTFTVSDGVLRNDDLRLAAQRFSVTGRGSVSLGARTLDYRVTPAALRSEGDERLRVPLMITGPWDAPRFRLDLEALAREQLRVEQERVEELAREEARRLEDRAREQAAQRLERELGVQREEGERMEDTLRRGLEQELGNRLRGLLGGN, encoded by the coding sequence ATGCGTGTGTTGAAGGCTGTTGTCGCGGTTATTTCAGGGCTGGTCGTGTTGGTCGCGGCAGCCCTGTTTCTGTTGCCTTCTGAACGCATTGCACAGATTGCCGCGCAGCAGTTCCAGACCGCGACAGGGCGCAGCCTGACGATCGATGGTGCGGTGCGGCCCAGTTTCTACCCCGTTATTGGGGCCACGGCCAATGGCATCTCCATTGGCAATGCCGACTGGGCGGATGATGTGCCGCTTTTGCGTGCTGAACAAATGGAAATTGGACTTGATCTGACGGCCCTGATGCGCAGGGATATCCAGATTGACAGGATTGTCCTGCAATCCCCTGTCATTGATCTGCGGCGCAACAGCGAGGGGCGCGGAAACTGGGAAGTTGCCATGCGGGCCAGCGCGCCCCCCCCGCAGGACGACAGAACTGGCAGCACTGACACCAGCGACAGCGTTGCAAGCCCCGATATCCGCCCGCGCGCCTTTTCCCTTGGTCTGGCCAGGATACAGGACGGGCAGGTGCGCTACAGGGATGCCGCATCTGGCACAGATATTCGGCTGGACGCGCTGGATGCCAGTTTCGGATTGCCCGCGCTGGACGGTCCGGCGGAAATAACCCTTGCGGCGCAGGTGAACAGCCAGCCTTTGGAGATAACACTTGCGACTGACAATGTCGCGCGCCTGATGAGTGGGGCCGTTGTCGGATTAAGCCTTGATCTGGGCCTTGCGGGGGCACGCGCGCAATTTTCTGGCCGCGCAGGGCTGGCCGACATGATTGCCGAGGGGCGGTTGGATGCCGACATTCCCGCGTTGCGTCCGGTCGTGCAGGCGCTTGGACAAAGCGGTGGGGATGTCCCGCCTGAATATTTGCCGCTTGGGTTTTCGGGGCAGATTACGCGCACCGCTGATGGCACGCTTTATGCCCGCAATGCGCGTCTGGGTGCAGGCAGGTTGCGGCTTGAAGGGGGCGCGGATCTGACCCTTTCGGGCGCGCGCCCGAAGCTGACGGGTGAATTGTCGGGGGATGTGCTGGATCTGCGCAGCGCCAGTGGCGCGGCAGCCCGCTCAGGGACCGGCGGCAGCGGTGCCGGTGGTGGTGGCGGCGCGCAAGGGTGGTCGCGCGACGCAATTGATGCAGCCGCACTCGGTCTGATGGATGCAGAACTGTCGCTTGCATTCAACAGTGTGCAGACCGATATGGCAACCTTGGGGCGTTCGCGGTTCGATGTCAGCATCGACAATGCGCGCGCCGTTCTGGACCTGCGCGAAACAGCAATCTTTGGCGGCAGGATTTCGGGCCAGTTGGTTGCCAACAACCGCTCTGGCCTGTCCGTGCGTGCGGATATGAATGCGCGGGACATATCATTGCTGCCCATGTTGACCGAAGTTGCGGATTACCGGCGGCTTCAGGGCCGCGCTGATATGGACGTTAACGTGCTTGGGGTCGGCAATTCGATCCATGCCATCATGAACAGTCTGCGCGGGGATGGGGCGATCCGGTTCGATCAGGGGGAAATCATCGGCTTCGATCTGGGGGGCATGCTGCGCAATCTGGATATGAGCTATATGGGCGAAGGCAACCGCACCGTCTACGACAGCATTACTGGCACATTCACAGTTTCAGACGGGGTTTTGCGCAATGATGACCTTAGGCTTGCAGCGCAACGGTTTTCTGTGACCGGACGCGGAAGTGTTTCGCTGGGCGCGCGCACGCTGGATTACCGTGTTACGCCTGCGGCCCTGCGCAGCGAAGGCGACGAACGGTTGCGCGTGCCGCTGATGATCACCGGCCCATGGGACGCGCCGCGTTTCCGGCTGGATCTGGAAGCGCTGGCGCGCGAACAGCTTCGCGTGGAACAGGAACGCGTTGAAGAACTGGCCCGCGAAGAAGCCCGTCGTCTGGAAGATCGCGCCCGCGAACAGGCCGCGCAGCGTCTGGAACGTGAACTGGGTGTGCAACGCGAAGAAGGCGAGCGGATGGAAGACACCCTGCGCCGCGGGCTTGAACAGGAGTTGGGCAACCGGCTGCGCGGGCTGCTTGGCGGAAACTGA
- the gltX gene encoding glutamate--tRNA ligase: MSKIVTRFAPSPTGYLHIGNLRTALFNYLIARKSGGEFILRLDDTDQERSKQDYIDAIQHDLEWLGIGWDRIEQQSKRLDRYKDAADRLRADGRFYECFETPGELDLKRKKQLNMGRPPVYDRAALDMDDATRLRMQAERDGYWRFLLDQTRIEWDDGILGPLSIDAASVSDPVLIRADGQVLYTLASVVDDMDMGVTHIVRGSDHVTNTATQIQIIQALGGAAPSFAHHSLLTGPQGEALSKRLGTLSLRDLRAQGVTPMALLSLMARLGSSQPVDLRATMDEIADGFDLQQFGSAPTKFDPEDLWPLTRADIQSRPYEAVADHLAALGVPADIAPQFWQVARENITRLDDAGPWWSLCQHGADPVIDAEDAEFVAEALGLLPPPPYGPTAWKDWTDAVKAQTGRKGRGLFMPLRKALTGQAHGPDMAALMPLLQHVRAKN; encoded by the coding sequence ATGTCCAAGATTGTCACCCGCTTCGCGCCATCGCCGACAGGTTACCTGCATATCGGCAATTTGCGCACCGCATTGTTCAACTATCTGATCGCCCGTAAATCGGGGGGTGAATTCATCCTGCGGCTGGATGACACTGATCAGGAGCGATCAAAGCAGGACTATATCGACGCCATCCAGCACGATCTGGAGTGGCTGGGCATTGGCTGGGATAGGATTGAACAGCAATCAAAGCGGCTGGACCGCTACAAAGACGCAGCCGACCGGTTGCGTGCTGATGGCCGGTTTTATGAATGTTTTGAGACGCCGGGCGAGCTGGACCTGAAGCGCAAGAAGCAACTGAATATGGGCCGCCCGCCGGTCTATGACCGTGCCGCGCTGGACATGGATGATGCCACGCGCCTGCGCATGCAGGCCGAACGCGACGGGTATTGGCGTTTTCTGCTGGATCAGACGCGGATCGAATGGGATGATGGCATTCTGGGGCCGCTGTCAATTGATGCAGCGTCGGTGTCCGACCCTGTGCTGATCCGCGCGGACGGGCAGGTTCTGTATACGCTGGCATCGGTCGTGGATGATATGGACATGGGGGTTACGCATATTGTGCGCGGGTCCGACCATGTGACCAACACCGCAACGCAAATCCAGATCATTCAGGCGCTGGGCGGTGCTGCCCCGTCCTTTGCCCATCATTCCCTGTTGACCGGCCCGCAGGGCGAAGCGCTGTCCAAACGCCTTGGAACGCTGTCTTTACGCGATCTGCGCGCGCAGGGCGTAACGCCGATGGCGTTGCTGTCGCTGATGGCGCGGCTTGGGTCCAGCCAGCCGGTGGATTTGCGCGCCACTATGGACGAGATCGCCGACGGGTTCGATTTGCAGCAATTCGGATCGGCCCCAACCAAATTCGACCCCGAGGATTTGTGGCCACTGACCCGCGCTGATATTCAGTCACGCCCGTATGAGGCCGTTGCCGACCATCTGGCGGCCCTTGGCGTGCCCGCAGATATCGCCCCGCAATTCTGGCAGGTGGCGCGTGAAAACATTACCCGTCTGGATGATGCAGGCCCATGGTGGTCGCTGTGCCAGCACGGCGCGGACCCTGTGATTGACGCTGAGGATGCGGAGTTCGTGGCCGAAGCGCTGGGTTTACTGCCGCCCCCGCCTTATGGGCCGACGGCATGGAAAGACTGGACCGATGCAGTCAAGGCGCAGACCGGCCGCAAGGGGCGCGGGTTGTTCATGCCCTTGCGCAAGGCCCTGACTGGGCAGGCGCATGGCCCCGACATGGCAGCGCTGATGCCACTTTTGCAACATGTCCGCGCAAAAAACTGA
- a CDS encoding metallopeptidase family protein — MTNTAPLWVSALPPDQTMFAEIVAQTLETLPEDFRQAAGAVALQITDFAPDTFLAEMSLDDPFELTGLYTGTPLTEKSVMDQPMEPDTIWLFRRPILDEWVARGDIELGALIAHVFIHELAHHFGWSDGDIATIAPWQD; from the coding sequence ATGACCAACACAGCACCGCTATGGGTATCAGCCCTGCCCCCGGACCAGACCATGTTCGCGGAAATCGTGGCACAGACACTTGAAACCCTGCCCGAAGATTTCCGGCAGGCGGCGGGCGCAGTTGCGCTGCAAATCACAGATTTTGCGCCGGACACATTTCTGGCCGAGATGAGCCTTGATGACCCGTTTGAACTGACCGGCCTTTATACCGGCACACCCCTGACTGAAAAATCCGTGATGGACCAACCTATGGAGCCAGACACCATCTGGCTGTTTCGTCGCCCGATTCTGGACGAATGGGTTGCGCGCGGGGATATTGAGCTGGGTGCGCTGATTGCGCATGTGTTCATCCATGAGCTGGCGCATCATTTTGGCTGGTCCGACGGGGACATCGCAACCATCGCGCCGTGGCAGGACTGA
- the aroB gene encoding 3-dehydroquinate synthase, with product MTIDRVHVPLGTRAYDVVIGQGLLAQAGPLLAPLLHRKRVPVLTETRVAASHLDGLQAGLARAGIDSTALALTPGEGTKGWDGLQQAVEWLLDEKVERRDVVVALGGGVIGDLGGFASAVLRRGVRFVQIPTSLLAQVDSSVGGKTGINTRHGKNLVGAFHQPTLVLADIDLLDTLPRRDFLAGYGEVVKYGLLGDGAFFDWLERNAPAMADGDKALRQYAVHRSVQMKADIVARDETEQGDRALLNLGHTFCHALEAATGYGERLLHGEGVAIGCALAFDLSARMGLCAQETPGRVRAHLRQMGMATDLADIAGDLPSADALIGLMGQDKKVQDGRLRFILARDIGAAFVCDEVPADMLHAVLADALAARG from the coding sequence ATGACTATCGACCGTGTTCATGTGCCGCTGGGCACGCGCGCCTATGATGTGGTGATTGGCCAGGGCCTGCTTGCGCAGGCAGGCCCGTTGCTTGCGCCGCTTCTGCACCGCAAGCGCGTTCCCGTTCTGACAGAAACCCGCGTTGCCGCGTCCCATCTGGACGGGTTGCAAGCGGGGCTGGCCCGTGCAGGCATCGACAGCACAGCCCTTGCCCTGACGCCGGGTGAAGGAACCAAGGGTTGGGATGGTTTGCAGCAGGCCGTGGAATGGCTGCTGGATGAAAAGGTGGAACGCCGCGATGTGGTTGTGGCGCTTGGGGGCGGTGTTATCGGCGATCTGGGGGGCTTTGCCTCGGCTGTGCTGCGCCGGGGGGTGCGGTTCGTGCAGATACCCACATCGCTGCTGGCGCAGGTGGACAGTTCCGTGGGCGGCAAGACCGGCATCAACACGCGCCACGGCAAGAATCTGGTCGGTGCGTTTCACCAGCCAACACTGGTTCTGGCGGATATTGACCTGCTGGACACCCTGCCGCGGCGCGATTTTCTGGCCGGATATGGCGAAGTTGTGAAATACGGCCTGCTGGGGGATGGCGCGTTTTTCGACTGGCTGGAACGCAATGCCCCCGCCATGGCGGACGGGGATAAGGCGCTGCGCCAGTATGCGGTGCATCGGTCTGTGCAGATGAAAGCCGATATCGTGGCGCGCGATGAAACCGAACAAGGCGACCGTGCGCTTTTGAACCTTGGGCATACATTTTGCCATGCGCTGGAAGCGGCCACAGGCTATGGCGAGCGGTTGTTGCATGGCGAGGGCGTTGCAATCGGCTGTGCGCTGGCGTTCGATCTGTCGGCACGCATGGGGCTTTGCGCGCAGGAAACCCCCGGCCGCGTGCGCGCGCATCTGCGTCAGATGGGTATGGCCACTGATCTGGCCGATATTGCGGGCGATCTGCCATCTGCGGACGCGCTGATCGGGCTGATGGGGCAGGACAAAAAAGTGCAGGACGGGCGTTTGCGTTTCATTCTGGCACGCGACATTGGTGCGGCCTTCGTCTGTGATGAAGTGCCGGCGGATATGCTGCATGCCGTGCTGGCGGATGCGCTGGCGGCGCGCGGTTAG
- a CDS encoding shikimate kinase, which produces MGMKLHKTVVLVGMMGAGKTAVGRELAQCLNVSFRDSDEEIVEAAQMSIAEIFERDGESFFRAREAEVIARLMRGHPGILSVGGGAFLNAGTRALISDLGVSVWIKADLELLWARVRQKSTRPLLRTANPRETLAGLLTAREPYYSKADLAVHTKPGYAIADTARAVLKELSTRPDVLEGYAG; this is translated from the coding sequence TTGGGCATGAAATTGCATAAAACCGTGGTGCTTGTGGGAATGATGGGGGCAGGCAAGACAGCAGTTGGCCGGGAATTGGCACAGTGCTTGAATGTGTCCTTCCGCGATTCGGATGAGGAAATCGTTGAAGCCGCGCAAATGAGCATCGCCGAGATATTCGAGCGCGACGGTGAATCGTTTTTTCGCGCCCGAGAGGCCGAGGTTATTGCACGCCTGATGCGCGGTCACCCCGGCATCCTGTCCGTGGGCGGCGGCGCGTTTCTGAATGCCGGAACGCGTGCCTTGATATCCGACCTTGGCGTGTCTGTCTGGATCAAGGCGGATCTTGAATTGTTGTGGGCGCGCGTGCGTCAGAAATCGACACGCCCGCTGTTGCGCACCGCCAACCCGCGCGAAACCCTGGCCGGACTTCTGACAGCGCGGGAGCCTTACTATTCCAAGGCGGATCTGGCAGTGCACACAAAGCCGGGCTATGCCATAGCCGACACGGCGCGCGCTGTGTTGAAAGAATTGTCTACGCGCCCTGATGTGCTGGAAGGATATGCCGGATGA
- a CDS encoding tyrosine recombinase gives MTLHQDYRWISTFLDATAAEAGAARNTQLAYGRDLRDLADWAQSKSLGFESLTRADIEAYLVYCDAQGLARTTRARRLSSIRAMYRFAYAEGWRSDDPASRISGPGKSRKLPDTLSHDDISALLDAARATGRTDADRLRNTCLMELLYATGLRVTELVGLPVAAVRGDPRMILVRGKGGRERMVPLSKPARTALTDWLQHWDRQAAELRAKRLPEPRFLFPSSGRDGHFSRVGFFLVLKEIALKAGLDPARISPHVLRHAFATHLLAGGADLRAIQTLLGHADVSTTEIYTHVLEERLKTLVLDHHPLAKP, from the coding sequence ATGACGCTGCATCAGGATTACCGATGGATTTCCACTTTCCTTGATGCCACCGCCGCCGAGGCAGGCGCGGCCCGCAATACCCAGCTGGCTTACGGCCGTGATTTGCGTGATCTTGCCGATTGGGCACAATCAAAATCGCTGGGTTTTGAAAGCCTGACGCGTGCGGATATCGAAGCTTATCTGGTGTATTGCGACGCGCAAGGGCTGGCGCGCACCACGCGCGCGCGGCGCTTGTCCTCCATCCGTGCGATGTATCGCTTTGCCTATGCCGAAGGCTGGCGCAGCGATGACCCTGCCAGCCGCATCAGCGGCCCCGGCAAGTCAAGGAAACTGCCAGATACCCTGTCGCATGACGACATATCAGCCTTGCTGGACGCGGCACGCGCAACCGGCCGGACCGATGCCGACAGGCTGCGCAACACCTGCCTGATGGAATTGCTGTATGCCACCGGCCTGCGCGTCACGGAACTTGTCGGCCTGCCGGTTGCGGCGGTGCGCGGTGATCCGCGCATGATCCTTGTGCGCGGCAAGGGCGGGCGTGAACGCATGGTGCCGCTGTCAAAACCCGCGCGCACTGCCCTGACAGACTGGCTGCAACATTGGGACCGGCAGGCAGCGGAATTGCGTGCAAAACGCCTGCCGGAGCCACGCTTTTTGTTCCCGTCCAGCGGGCGTGACGGGCATTTCAGCCGCGTCGGTTTTTTCCTTGTGCTTAAGGAAATCGCGCTGAAGGCCGGTCTTGACCCTGCACGCATCAGCCCGCATGTGCTGCGCCATGCCTTTGCCACGCATCTGCTGGCGGGCGGGGCGGATTTGCGCGCGATCCAGACACTTCTGGGACATGCCGACGTGTCCACAACAGAAATCTACACCCATGTTCTGGAAGAACGGCTTAAGACGCTGGTGCTGGACCATCACCCGCTCGCAAAGCCATGA